A segment of the Streptomyces sp. XD-27 genome:
CGACCGTTGCCATGGTTCCTGTCCCTTCGGGTGGTCAGACATCCGCAGGCAGGTCGAACTCGCCGTCGCGCACGCCGAGGGTGAAGGCTTCCCACTCGGCAGCGGTGTACCGCAGGACCGTGGCGTTCGGATCCGCTGGATTCCGCATGGCGACAGCGCCACCCGGTAGCTTGGCGATCTCGATTCGGTCGCGGGCATCACTACCCGGCGCACTGAGCCACGTCGCGCCGGAGAGGTCCAGCGCGTAGAGCTCGGCCTTCTCGCGGCTGTCTGTCATCAGGCCGTCAGGGTGTCGTCGGCAACAGCGGTCAGGAAGGCAGACCACGCCGCACGAGAGGCGCGCGCCGCGGGGATGTCCACGTTCTTCGAGTCACGCACAGCGACACCAGGAGTCCCTGGGATGTGGGCAACCTCGACGCAGTTGCCGTTGTTCGCTGTGTAGGAACTCTTACGCCATGCGGCGTCAGCGAGGTCGACCGCGTACAGGTCGGCCAGCTCGTTCATCTCACTGTTCCTTCTCGATGCGTTCGACCAGCTTCAAGGTATCGTGCTCCGACAACGCAGCCGCTGACAAGTTTCGGAACAGACGGTTCAGGCGTCGTAGCGCGAGTGCATCGTCGCGGAAGGTCGTCGCCTCCGCCGACTCCATGAACGCTACGTCTCCCTCGTTCTCTTTCCCATCGCTGAACAGTGTGAAAGCTCCAGTGCTGGCCCCGTTCTCCCCTGCCTCGAATGGGATTACCCGGAATGTGACGTTTGGCAGCGATGCGACCTCGACAAGATGGCGGAGCTGCGCCCGTATCGTTTTCGGGCCGCCCACTTGCAGACGCAGCGCAGCCTCGGTAACGAGCGCGTCAAGAGTCAGCGTCTCCTCGTCGCGCAGACGTTCTTGCCGCCGCATCCGTACCTCGACGAGGCTGTCCACCTGATCAGGGCCGAGGGCCGCGAAGCCTGGGCCAGTGATCGCACGGGCATAGCCCTGGGTTTGCAGCAGCCCGGGAATCAACAGCGGTTGATACTCCCAGCAACGAACGGCCTCGGACTCGTAGGCAAGGAATTCGGCATAGGTCGCGGAGATCACATCCGCGTACGCCTGCCACCACAGCGGGATGCGCTGCATGGCCCTCGTCAACAACTCGGAGAGCTCAGCCCGCTTCGCTTCGTCAACCTCGTAGAGCTCCATGAGACCCGCGAAGTCCTTGCGGGTACACGTCCGCTTCGCAAGCTCGATGCGGCTGATCTTGGAGTTGTGACAGTTAAGGTGCGCTCCGACTTCCTCGGTTGTGAGACCGGACCGGTCACGCAGTATCCGCAGCTCAGCACCCAGCTTGCGCCTCGCGGCGAGTGGGCTACCGCTGCTCACGACGGCCATGCGCCCTCCATCTCCCCTGTCTGCTCGCCCGGTTGAGCCTAGCGCAGCGCACTCGACCGGGCCGTGCTCCAGATTGGCAATCTGCCAATCAACCGCTTGACGTTCTGACTGTGTGACCTACACCATGTCACGTGTTGCGGAGCGTGCTGGCTCAACTTCGCGGCGACGCACGGTCGTTGCTGTCACGCGCTCGCGTGCTGGAGGTGCAGCGATGAGCAGCCAGAAGCCCACGCCGGAGCAGCAGGGGACTAAGCCGAGCTCTGCCGAGCTAGCCCGCAAACAGGCCGAGCTGAAAGCACAGATCGAACGGCACTTGGCCCAGCTGCGGCAGCCGAAGAAGAAGTGACTCGACAGCTCGGCGCTGCTCCCGCCGATCCGGTGGCGCGCTGGCGGAAGGTAGGGGGTGCGTGATGCGGGGAACGCTGCGCGGATGGCTGCTTGACGTGCTCGGGTGCGCTGACGAGTGGTGGTACCGGTTCTATCAGGATGCTCTGTGCCGTCTCGACGACAACCCGCAGAAGGCCGACGCCCTGTACGAACCCCAGGCGGCCAGACCCTCGCTACCTGCGGCGGCGCCGCCGACCCTCGCATCCCGAGGCGGCGAGAGTGAAGCAGCGCAGGCATCTCGCCATCCGTGCCAGCCGCTCCCCCGCCTCCCTCACCAACTCCGGCGCCTGTGGCTTCCTACTCACCCAGCAGCTACGCCCCGCGGTCGCCCCGCCCATAGACCCCGCCCCTTGCCCTGGTCGATTCGTCGAGGCTCCCCCGCGTTGCCTGACTTCCCGCGGCAGGCGTGCGGGCCCCACTCCACGACGAAACGAGGCCACGATGCCCGACCCGATCCTCACGATCGTGACCGTCACCGGCGACACGGTCCGCACCGGTGACGTCATAGCCATCGGCGGTATCCCCCACAGAGTCGCCACCATGCTCGACGTCCCCGGCTCCCGAAAGCGGCTCCAGTTCGAAGACGGCAACGCCTACGTGATGCCCCGCTCCGCCGTCATCGACGTCGCACGTGTCTGTGTCACCCCGCGGTCCCGCTTCCGGCAAACCGCGATCACGCGCTGACCCACACCACACAAGCAGAAGGGGAACCGCATGCCCGCCCCCATGCCGCCACAGCGGCCCGACATCGCCGACGAACTGCTGCGCCGCATGGCAGCCGACCAGCACGCCCGCGGCGTCCGAGACGACGGCACCCTCGTCGCCCGCGATCCCGAGCTGATGCATACCGTTGACGCCGACAACACTCGCGCTCTACAGCGGATCATCAACGAGCACGGATGGCCCGGTCACTCCCTCGTCGGCGAGGAGGCGGCTAACGCCGCATGGCTCATCGCGCAGCACGCCGAGCTCGACTTTCAACTGCGTGTCCTCGACCTGCTCCACGAGGCCGTCGACCGTGGCGAGGCCACCCCCATGCAGTTGGCCTACCTGACCGACCGCGTCTTGCTGCGCCAGGACCGACCGCAGGTCTACGGCACGCAGTACCTCGACACCGGCGACGGCCGCGGAATGCAGGTCTGGAAGGTCACCGACCCTGACCGCCTCGACGCCCGCCGCACCGAGGTCGGGCTCGGCCCGCACGCCGACTACGACGCCGAGATCCGCTCGAACTACTGATCCCGGGCCTGTGCGCCTCGACGGCCGTTGCACCGGCCGCCGAGGCAGAACGTCACCAGCCGACTCAAGGAACTGACAACGCAATGCGCGACTTTATCGCCTGCCTCTACATCTGGTTAACGCCCGGATTACGCCGCGCCCTGCGCACCGCCTACCAGCACGCCGGCGCCTGGTTCACCCCGCCCCCGCCGCCGCCCGCACGCCCCGTACTTACGCCAGCCCCTGCCTACGCCCGCGGCCCCCTGCCCGCGCACGTCCTGGCACGTCGAGTTCCCCTCGACGGACACGAAATCGACCTCGTACGCCCGTACTACGTCATGCGCGAACTGAGACACGCCGCTGGAGTCTCCCCCTGATGCCTCAGCCAAGAGGTCCCCCAGAGAACCATGCAGAGCCGCGCCACCAGTCCGCGAACCGAATCGAGGTCACGGCCATGAGCGCACCCAACGTCGTCAGCCAGACTCAATCCACATCGTGTTACCCCCGCTCCGGGAGGGAAGCCGTGCAGCAGATCACCACCGCCCCGTTACCGCCCACCATCCGCAGCCTCGAACTGGAGATCACCGGCAAGTGCCAAGCCATGTGCGAGCACTGCGCGCCAGCCTCCGGACCTACCGGCACCGACGGCACCATGACAGCCGATGACTGGCGGCGCGTCATCGACGAGTCCGCCGAACTCGGTATCGAGACAGTGCAGTTCATCGGCGGCGAGCCGACCCTGCACCGAGACCTTCCGGCCCTCGTCGAGCACGCCCTCGGACGCGGTATCGGCGTCGAAGTCTTCTCCAACCTCATCTCCGTACGCCGCACCGTCTGGGACACCCTCGCCCGGCCCGGCGTCCGCATCGGCACCAGCTACTACAGCGACCTCGCCGTGCAACACGAACAGATCACCAAGAAGCGCGGAAGTCACCAGCGGACCCGCGCGAACATCGTCGAGGTCCTGAACCGCGGTATCCCGCTGCGCGTCGGCATCGTCGAGGTACTCGAGGGGCAGCGCGTCGCCGAAGCCGAGGCCGAGCTGCGCGCGCTCGGCGTCCAGCAGATCACCGTCGACCGCATGCGCGGCATCGGACGCGGCGCCCGCGACACCGAACCGACACCCTCCGAGCTGTGCGGGCACTGCACCAAAGGACGCGGCGCGATCCTCCCCAACGGCGACGTCGCCGGCTGCGTCCTGAGCCGCTTCATGACCGCCGGCAACGTCCGGCAGCAGCCGCTCGCCGACATCGTGACCGGACCCAAGTGGGCCGACATCGCCGCGGTGATCCCGCCCGCCCCGGTCGGCGCCGGATGTCCCCCAACGACAGCAGCGACTGCAACCCAGCGAACACCATCGCCTGCGCCCCCAAGCATGGCCTCTTCCCTGCCCCGACCCTGGGAGCATCCGCGTGAACTGGAAATCCCACGCCGCCGCCCTCGCCGACAGCGCCACACACCGCGGCTCGCGCTGGCACGGCCCCGTCGCCACCACCCCCCGGCATCTGTTCGTGCCCCGGTGGTGGCGGAACGGCCCCGACGGCTGGACCCTCCATGACGGCACCGCCGACGAGCAGCAGTGGCTCGACGCCGCGTACAGCGACACATCACTCGTGACCCGCGTCGGCCCCTCCACGCCGACGACGCCAAGGCCGACGACCACCCGCGCGGACTGCCCACCTCGTCCGCCACCCTGCCGAGCCTCGTCGTCCGCATGTTCCAGCACGCCCGCCTCACCGACGGCGATGAACTACTCGACCTCGGCACCGGGTCCGGCTACGGAACCGCCCTCGCCACCCACAGGCTCGGCGAACGCCGCGTAGTCAGTGTCGATGTCGACCCTGGCCTCGTCATCGCCGCCCGCGACCGCCTCGCCGAGATCAACCAGCGCCCGACAGTCGTCGTTGCCGACGCCACGAAATCCCTACCCGGCGAGTACGACGCCATCGTCGCCACCGTCGGACTCCGCCCCATCCACACCAGCGTGCTCGCCGCCCTGAAACCGGGCGGTCGACTGGTCACCACCATCGCCGGAACCTCGCTGCTCGTCACCGCCCAGAAGGACGAGGACGGCGGAGCAACCGGCCGCGTCGAGTGGGACCGCGCCGGCTTCATGCGCACCCGCCACGAAGACGACTACCCGCCCGGCCTCGACGAGCTGCTCGACACCGCGCGCGAACACGACGGAGACGACGTCACCCGCAGCCCGTACCCCGTCGTCGACGTCGCCAACGCATGGGACCTGCACTCGATGCTCGACGTCACCGCGCCGGACATCGAGCACCACTATGAGGAGACCGACGAGCAGCGCGTCGCACTGATGGCCCACGCTGACGGATCCTGGACCCGCGCCACCGCACGCGGCGACGAGCCCGCCACGGTCCACCAGGGCGGCCCCCGCCGCCTCTGGGACATCCTCGACGAGCTCCGCGGCTACTGGCTGACGAACGGCGAGCTGCCCGTGCGCGGCGCACATGTATGGATCAAGCCCGACGGCACCACATGGCTCGCCCGCGGGAAGTGGCACGTCAAGGTCTGACCCTGGGGCCATACTGCCGCAGAACGCAGTGCCCCCGGCAAGGGCCGTCACACACCCGCCGGGGGCACTGCTCTGGGTATCGCCGTCAGGCATGGGCAGGGTTCTCCGTCACCCCTCACGGCGCCCGTACCGCAGGTTGCTCAGCGCCGTCACAGCCATCGGTGAGAGGCCAATCACGGTAAGGCGGTCGTCGACCCGCCGCGTGAGGATCCAACCCTTCGCCCGCAGGGACGCCACATCCCGCAGGACGTCCCCACCCGCGTCGCCGGCCAGTTCCTCCGCGGTGATGCGGAAGTCCATAGGTCGACCGTACGTCGCCGCAGGTCGGGCTGCGCGACGATCCATCCCAGGCTCACGCACTCACCGCACCGCCACAGGGCGCTGGTCGCCAAACGGAGGTCTGCGGTCCCTGCGGCTGGCCTGTGCGCCCCACTCGCATGCCGCCCCGGTGGCACACGAGTCAGCCGCGGACACGTCGGGCATCGTGACGCGTCCACGCCACTTTCTTTCCTCCACATCTAGCCATTCGGCATATGCCCGTGCTGTACTTCTCACGTCGTTTGGAAATTCCAAAGCAGGCTGTAGGGCGAGGAGGGAAGGTGTCCGACGCACCCAGCCCCGACGTGCTGCGCCAACTTGTCGGCAGGCTGCTGGCCAGATGGCGCAGCCGAGCCGGGCTGAGCCTGGAACAGGTCGTAGCCCAAGCCAAGCCGCATATCCGACTCAGCCCGCCCACCTTGTCCCGGTGGGAGTCCGGCGTGATCCCGACGACGGGCAAAGCGAGGCGGACCAAAATCGAGCCGCTGCTGCGCTTGTACGGGGCCACGGACGATGAGGTCGCCGCCACGCTTCGCCTGGCTGAAAGGGCGGCTGAAAACCCGTGGTGGTACGAGTACCGCGCGGAGCTGCCGGAGTGGACGCGCACAGGCATCGCATACGCCGACTCGGCCACGCTCATCCACGTCTATGAGCCCCACCGCGTGCCGGGACTGCTCCAAACCGCGGACTACGCACGGGCGCTTCTCGGGACGGGACCCGGCGTCGACAGGCGCATCGAGGTCCTGATGCGCCGCCAAGCCATCCTGAACCGTCCGCACCCGCCACAGCTCTGGGCACTCCTTGATGAATCGGTTCTGCGGCGGCAGGTGAGCGACCCGGCCGTCATGCAGCAGCAGGTCAAGCACCTGCTGGAGCTGAGCACCCGCCCAAGGATCACGATCCAGGTGGTGCCGCTCGCCGCGGGTCCCAACCGCCGGACCGCCCAACCGTTCAACATCTTCCGGCTGGCGCCCATCGAGCTGCCGGACGTCGTAGAGCGGCAAATGCTGGACGACCACGATTTCACCGACGATCAGCACACCGTCGCCCAGTACATGGACTGGTGGGGCCAGGCCACGGAGTTCCAAAGCCCGGCAGAGACCCAGTCCCTTCTCTCCGCCATCATCGCCGAATCGGGGGATACAGCATGAGTCTCTACGCGGACGAGCCTCCAACCGCGCAGGTACCGCATCTCTACCAGCGCTTCATGAACGGAAAGGACGCGCGGCCGGCCGACGATGACGCCGCCGCAGCTGTACTAAGCGTCGCTCCGATGGCGGTGGAGATCGCGAAGAACAATCGCTCGTTCATGTTGCGAGCTGTCGACTACCTCGCGAGCGAGGCCGGAATCCGGCAGTTCCTCGACATCGGTTGCGGCCTGCCACACGAGCCCAACCTTCACCACGTTGCACAGAAACACATCCCCGACGCACGGATCGTCTACGTCGACAATCACCGCACAGTCATCACACGGGCCCGAGCGCTGATGACGGACTCCACCCCCGAAGGAACAGTGGAAGTCGTGAAGGCCGATCTCCGTGATCCCCGGGGCATCCTGTCGGCGCCCGAAGTGCAGCGGACACTCGACTTCACTCAGCCCGTCGCCCTGGTGCTCGCCTCCGTGACCCTGTTCATCCCGGACGCCGACGACCCGCACGGGGCGGTCAGGCAACTCATGGAAGCCCTGCCCAGCGGCAGCTACCTCGCACTGTCGCAGGCCACCTACGACTGGTCCAGGGACGTCGTGGCGGCCATCACGCGCACCTACGGAGCAAATGGGTTGGGCGCGTACCCCCGAGACCGGGAGGCCACGCTTGCCTTCTTCTCCAGCCTGGAGTTGGTCGAGCCGGGCCTGGTCGCAACCAACCAGTGGCGACCGACGCCGGAGGCCCCGTTCACCAGGCTCGTCGACTCCTCCATGTGGGCAGGCGTCGGCCGCAAACCGTAGGCAGGAGGCGCCTCGGGCGCCGATGCCTTGACCGAAACAACCTCGGGAAGCGCCCTTCTTGCCGGTTCGAGATCCCCACAAGGTGCACTTCCCGCTCATCAATTCCTTGCCCTTGGGGGATTCAGCATGTCAGCGAGTGGGGTGCGGCCACTCATGCCCGCCGGACTGGAATACGAGCCGGCAGTGGTGCTCGAACAGCTCGGCATTCACATCAAGCACACCTGGCTACGGGACACATGGGGAGCATGGTGCCCCAGTCTCCGAACTATCGTGATCGCCTCCGGCCTCAGCGCCGTGCAGGAACGGTGCATCCTGGCGCACGAGTTGGAGCACGTCTTGGCGGACGATGCCGGCTGCGCCGAAGGTCCGCTCGCGATTCGGCTGGAACGCGCCGCCGACCGCGCTGCCGCCCGCAAGCTGGTCGCCATCTCGGACCTCGCCGAAGTGGCCAAGTGGGCACCCGATGTCCACACCGCCGCGGCGAAGCTGCGGGTCACCGAACGCATGCTGCGGGTCCGTCTCGACGACCTCGAAGGGGAGGGCTGGCCATGGCCGCAGGCTGGATCGAAGATCGCTGGTTGAAGAAGCGCAAGGACCCCGTCACCAAGAAGCGCGAGCGAACCGAGCTCTGGGGCAGCAAGACCAAGCGGTACCGCGTATGCGGCATCCCTGGGGTACGCAAGCGGTCCTTCGACAATCTGGAGGACGCCAAGACGTGGCTCAAATCCGCGTCCACGGACCAGAGCCGCGGATCCCATGTTGATCCCCGCGACGGGGATGTGACGCTCCAGTGGTACGTCGAGAAAAAGTGGTGGCCGACCCTTCGGGTGCCTCCCACCACGAAGGAGACGATGCGTCCACGCGTCTTCAAGCACATCCTTCCGCACGTGGGTCACCTGTCGCTGAACCGCATCGGCTCGGACGAGATCAAGGAGTGGCAGACGCGAGCTGAGGAGGACATCGACGTCGGCACGCTCCGGACCACCTGGCGACACTTCGCATCGATCATGCAGGCGGCCTTCAAGGCGAAACGCATTCCGGCAAATCCGTTCCGCGATGAAGATCTCCAACCGCCGACCGCGCCGAAGAGCAAGGCCAAGGCGTGGACGCGGGCAAGGGTCGCCGCTGTTCGGAAAGCGCTGGATCGGCGGTACCGGATCCTCGTGGACGAGGCTGTCGGGGCGGGCGTGCGGCAGGGCGAAGCGTTCGGGCTCTCGCCGGATGACCTGGATGGGGACGTCATCCACGTCGCCCGGCAGGTCATCAAGGTCGGCGGACGGCTGGCGTTCGCACCGCCGAAGGGCAACAAGGAGCGCGATGCGCCTTGCCCTCCGGAGCTCGCCGAGTCCGTCAAGGCGTACATGAAGGAGTTCGAGCCAGTCGAGGTGACGTTGCCTTGGGTGGACCCGGATCGGCCGAACATGAGGTGGGAGGACCGACCACTGGTAACGGTCCGGCTGTTGGTCACCACCCCGCGCGGGAATGCGATCAACCGGAGCACCTTCGACGAGAAGCAGTGGAAGCCCGCGCTCGTCGAGGCAGGGGTGATCGCTTCTCCCATCGTGACAGTTACCCCCCGGCCCGGGAAGCCCTCGCTTCGCCGAGTGAAGTGGAACATGCCGCGGGAAGACGGCTTCCACGTCCTCAGGCACACGTTCGCATCGATCGTGTTGGCCGCGGGCGAGACCATCCAGCAGCTGGCCGACTGGTTGGGCCACTCCGATCCAGCCTTCACTTACCGGACGTACGTGCACTTCCTGCCGGAGTCCGGACATCGGGCATTGGAGGTACTTGGTACGTGGATCACCGGAGGGACTTCGGCCCCCGCGGCAAAGGCCCCTTCCGCGGGAGACTCTCAGCAGGACGTCTCCGTCATCATCGCGGCGCTGGCAGAGATCACGGCCGGGGCGGACGTACCAGGGCCGCTCCGGGAACGCCTCACGGCGGTGCTGTCGACGGCAGCGTGACTGGTCGATGCGCGGACCGGCGCCGCAACCCCCTCAGAACCCCCTCCGGTGCGCTCTGGACAGACACTGCGAGCTCTTTGAGCAGGTGAGAGACACAGGCGGCGGACGAGTCGGCCTGTACGCCGGGTTCTGTCTCCCAGGGGCCTTGCGGCCCGTGGGGAGGCGGCCATCCATCTAGGGCCGGTGTTGCCACCGGCCTCGTGCGGTCTACCCGCGGACTCGGGCGGGCAGCCCTCGGTCGTCCGCGCAGAGCCGTCAGCCGACGGCTCCTCTTGACCTTGCTCCGGGTGGGGTTTACCGAGCCGTCCGAGTCACCTCGGACGCTGGTGGTCTCTTACACCACCGTTTCACCCTTACCGGGCGCCTCACGGCCCCCGGCGGTCTGTTTTCTGTGGCACTGTCCCGCGGGTCACCCCGGGTGGGTGTTACCCACCACCCTGCCCTGTGGAGCCCGGACGTTCCTCGGCGGGGTTGGACCCCGACGCGGCCGCCCGGCCGGCTCGTCCGCCGTGTCGACCATGCTACCCGCAGGAAAGGGGCTGGTCGGACCGGGCCGCGCGACAGCTGTCGGGAGCTGCGGTCGGGGGCCACGGTCGCACCGGGGTGGTCACGCCGGTGCGAAGCGGACCTTCGCCCGGCCCGGGTCCGCCGCCAGCACCCTGACCCGCAGCCGGTGGCCGAGCGGGAGCGGTGGGCCCGCCGGGTCGGCGTCCACGCGGCCGACCACCGCGGGGTCGTAGAGGTGGACCGTGCCTCGGGTGGGTTCGTCCTCCCGTACGTCCACGACGTAGCCGTCGAAGACCTCGCCCACGCGGTGGTGCAGCACCGCCGCCTCCACGAGGTCCACGCATTCGCGCTCCGCCTCGTTGGCGCGGGCCGCGCCGGCCGCCATCTCGCCGGGCAGTGCCGTGAGGGCGGCGCGGACCCACTCCGGGGGCTCGGCGCCGTCCGCGGCGGCCAGGCACAGCTCGCCGGTGTAGCGGTCGGCCAGTCGGCGCAGCGGCGCGGTGCAATGGGCGTAGTCGTCGGCGAGGGCGGCGTGCTGGGCGCGGGCGCGGTCGGGCGGGTCGCCGTCGAAGGCGGTGTATCCGGCGCCGCGCAGCAGCGCGGTGCACTCCTGGAGGAAGGCCGCGTGCTGGGGGCGGGCCGGGTCGAGGGAGCGGACGACCTCCGCGTACGACGTGCCGTGCGGCCAGTCCACGTCGAGTGCGGCGGCGACCCGCCGCAGCCGCCCGACCGCGCCGCTGGGCGCGGCGGGCAGGGTGCGGAGGATGCCGGTGCCCGCGGTCAGCATGAGGTCGGCGGCGGCCATGCCGGTCATGAGGGAGAGCTGCGCGTTCCATGATTCGGCGGGGAGCGGCGCCTGGTAGGCCAGGGCGTAGCCGTCGCCGTGCGGCTCGATCCGCTGCTCGGGGACGAGAAGCGAGATACCGCCGCGCGCCCGCTCCAGCTCCTCGCGCAGCCGGCCGATGTCGCGCAGGAGGGACAGCGGCTCCTCGGCGGCCCCGCTGTCGATCTCGCGCTGGACGCCCGCGTAGTCCAGCCGGGCCCTGCTGCGTACCAGTGCGCGTCGTACGTGCGCGAAGACCAGTTCGCCGAAGTCGTCGAGGTCGAACTGCCACAGCAGCGCGGGCCGGTCCCGGTCCGGGAGCAGGCTGGCCGCGTCCTCGCCGAGAACGTCGGGGTGGAGGGGGATCCGGCCGTCGGGGAAGTAGTACGTCAGGACACGCCGGTGCGCCTCGGTGTCGAGGGCCCCGCCGGGGACGACGAACGCCGCGACGTCGGCGATGGCGTAGTGGATCCGGAAGCCGCCACCCGGGCGCAGGGCCAGGAACATCGCCTGGTCCAGGTCCTTCGAACCCGGCGGGTCGATGGTGAACAGCGGGATGTCGGTGGCGTCGGCCAGGTCGGGGAGCGGCCGGTGATGGGCGGCCACCGCCTCGGCCTCGGCCAGCACCGGCGGCGGGAACGCACCCGGCAGCCCCAGCTCGCCGCGCAGCGCCCGCAGGGCGGCGCGCAGCTCGGCGCCCTGCGTCTCGGGGATCCGCATCGGTCGGCGGGGCATGGCACCGAGCGTAGGCGCGGGCCGCCGTCCCGGCACGGCGAGGCGGGGCGGGGCGGGGCTCACAGGGCGGTGGGGGTGGGGCAAGCCGGGCCGCCCAGGCGGGGGGCTCGCGGCACGGCGCCTGCGGGCGGGCTCGCCGCATGACGCGGGCCGGTCAGCCTCGCCGCACGGCGCGGGGCCCCGAGGCGGCCGCGGGCACGTCTCGGGGAGCGGTCGCGGTTCGGCCGCGGCCCGGCGAGGGCCTAGGCTGCCTCGGGGCCGCCGCCCCGCCTCCGTACCGTGTGTGAAGCCGCGTCCGTACGGCGCCTCCGTACCGCGTGTGAACCCGCGTCCGTACCGTCTGTGAAGGAGTCCAACGTGCTCGTGCTGCTGCCGCCGTCCGAGGGGAAGGCCGCGGAGGGGTCCGGGAGTCCGCTCGACCTCGGTTCGCTGTCGCTGCCCGAGCTGGGCGAGGCGCGGGCCCGGGTACTCGACGAGCTGGTGTCGCTGTGCACGGGAGACGGGGACCAGGCAGCCAAGGCCGCCGAGGTGCTGGGGCTCAGCCAGGGGCTGCGGGGCGAGGTCGGCAAGAACGCCGCGCTCCGCACCGCCGCGACCCGGCCCGCCGGGGAGATCTACACCGGCGTGCTGTACGACGCGCTGGGCCTGGCCACGCTGGACGCCGCCGCCCGGCGGCGCGCCGAGCGGTCGCTGCTGGTGTTCTCCGGTCTGTGGGGTGCGGTGCGGATCGGCGATGCCATCCCGTCCTACCGCTGCTCGATGGGCGTGAAACTGCCGGGCCTCGGGGCGCTCGGCGCGTACTGGCGGGCGCCGATGGCAGAAGTCCTGCCGCAGGCGGCGGGCGAGGGCCTGGTGCTGGACCTCCGCTCGGCGGCGTACGCGACAGCCTGGCGCCCCAAGGGCGCGGTCGCGGGCCGTACGGCGTCGGTGCGCGTACTCCAGTCCAAGATCGTGGACGGCGTGGAGAAGCGGACGGTCGTCAGCCACTTCAACAAGGCGACCAAGGGGCGGCTGGTACGGGATCTGCTGCTGGCGGGCGCGGCTCCGGCTGATCCCGCGGAGCTGGTCGACACGCTGCGCGAGCTCGGGTACGCCGTGGAGGCGACCGCTCCGGCACGGTCGGGCGCGGCCTGGGCGCTGGACGTCATCGTCACGGAGCTCTGACGCCCGTCGGGGAGCTCCGACGCCCGTCGGTGGCGCGGCGGCTCGCCCTCTCGCCGTGCCACGACCGCCGTGCCACGACGGCGACCGGGCAGGGCACGGTGCGGCCGTCCCGTACCAGGCGTCGGCCGACGCCCGGCACCGGTCGCCGGTCGGCGATCGGTGCCGCGCGTCGGGCTCGTCAGCGCAGGTGGGACGTGTCGTTCAGCAGCCGCACGCTCGCGTTGCCGTCCGCGTAGTACGCCACCACCGAAAGCGACGCCGCCGCGAGTTCCATCCGGAACAGCGACTCCGGCGGCGCCCCGAGGGCCAGCCGGACCAGCGTCTTCACCGGGGTCACATGCGTGACGACCAGCACCGTCTTGCCCGCGTAGCGCGCGATGAGCTTGTCGCGGGAGAGGGCCACGCGGCGGGCGACCGCGGCGAAGCTCTCGCCGCCGCCGGTCGGCGCGGCCTTCGCCGAGCGGAGCCAGGCGTCCAGGTCGTCCGGGTACCGCTCACGTACCTCCGCGAACGTCAGCCCCTCCCACGCGCCGAAGTCCGTCTCGCGCAGCCCCTCGTCGATGCGGACGTCGAGCCCGAGCCGGGCCGCCACGGTCTCCGCGGTCTCCCGGCAGCGCCGGAGCGGTGAGCTGACGACGGCCTGGACGGTGCCGCGCGCGGCAAGCACCGCGGCGGCCTGCTCGGCCTGGCGGCGCCCGGCGGGCGAGAGCTCGGGGTCCGTGCCGCCGCTGCCGGAGAAGCGCTTCTCGGGGGTGAGCGCCGTCTCGCCGTGCCGGAGCAGGACCAGCGTGGCGGGCGCGCCCAGGTCGGCGGGGGCGGCCCAGCCCACGGGCGGGGCCGCGGGCGCCTGCGCCTCGGCAGGGGACGTGACCTGCGGCTCGGCGGCGGCCGTGGCCTCCACCGGGTGGGTGGTGCGGTCGGCCGGAGCCGGGACGGCCACCGCCCGTGCGCCGCGATCGGCGCCCGCGGCGGCCCCAGGCCCACT
Coding sequences within it:
- a CDS encoding bifunctional RNase H/acid phosphatase, with protein sequence MMREFVVEADGGSRGNPGPAGYGAVVLDPATGEPLAEAAEYIGTATNNVAEYRGLIAGLRAAHALDPEARVRVRMDSKLVVEQMSGRWKIKHPAMQPLAAEAKTVFPAGQVTYEWIPREKNKHADRLANEAMDAGAKGGQWRPRTAVSGAVGAVGTAGATSALATASGPGAAAGADRGARAVAVPAPADRTTHPVEATAAAEPQVTSPAEAQAPAAPPVGWAAPADLGAPATLVLLRHGETALTPEKRFSGSGGTDPELSPAGRRQAEQAAAVLAARGTVQAVVSSPLRRCRETAETVAARLGLDVRIDEGLRETDFGAWEGLTFAEVRERYPDDLDAWLRSAKAAPTGGGESFAAVARRVALSRDKLIARYAGKTVLVVTHVTPVKTLVRLALGAPPESLFRMELAAASLSVVAYYADGNASVRLLNDTSHLR